A window of Thermodesulfobacteriota bacterium contains these coding sequences:
- a CDS encoding cytochrome c biogenesis protein CcdA — protein MNPAEVQVSWAIAFLAGIVSFLSPCVLPLIPGYVSMVSKMSFEELTGGAAEGKMTKILVPSLLFVLGFSCVFVSLGAGASFLGTFLHQNKVLLLRISGVIIIIFGLFTMDLLKVPFLYRERRLNVGGGNMGNAGIFLLGIAFGFGWTPCVGPILASILLYASTAEGAGKGALLLFVYSIGLGLPFIITGLALSKALTAFGWIKKHYNVYKIVVGGTLVAVGLLMVTNTLFYLNIYGQRVLDSLGIDFWKSF, from the coding sequence ATGAACCCCGCCGAAGTACAGGTAAGCTGGGCCATAGCGTTTCTCGCGGGGATCGTATCGTTCCTGTCCCCCTGCGTCCTGCCCCTCATCCCGGGCTACGTCTCGATGGTCTCGAAGATGTCTTTCGAGGAGCTCACCGGCGGCGCGGCCGAAGGGAAGATGACGAAAATACTCGTCCCGAGCCTCCTCTTCGTGCTCGGGTTCTCGTGCGTGTTCGTTTCGCTCGGCGCGGGGGCCTCGTTCCTCGGGACATTCCTTCATCAGAACAAAGTCCTTCTCCTCCGAATATCCGGCGTGATAATAATAATCTTCGGCCTCTTCACGATGGACCTTCTCAAGGTCCCCTTCCTCTACAGGGAAAGGAGGCTCAACGTCGGCGGAGGCAACATGGGGAACGCCGGTATCTTCCTCCTCGGCATAGCGTTCGGCTTCGGCTGGACCCCGTGCGTGGGGCCCATACTCGCGTCGATACTCCTTTACGCGAGCACCGCCGAGGGCGCGGGAAAGGGAGCGCTTTTGCTGTTCGTATACTCGATAGGCCTCGGCCTTCCCTTCATCATCACCGGGCTCGCGCTATCGAAGGCGCTTACGGCCTTCGGCTGGATAAAGAAGCATTACAACGTCTATAAAATTGTCGTAGGCGGGACGCTCGTAGCGGTCGGTCTTCTCATGGTCACGAACACCCTCTTTTACCTGAACATTTACGGCCAGAGGGTTCTCGACTCGCTGGGCATAGACTTCTGGAAATCCTTCTGA
- a CDS encoding 4'-phosphopantetheinyl transferase superfamily protein — protein sequence MNRKSVSSLRPRTALDESEIHVWTARPLAFTGEEIERLRRVLSPDESARAEKLRPGNGRDMFVASRGILRRILSLYTGEEPGAIELGYGKGGKPFVKARADAPAVSFNLSHSHELAMYAVAAGKEVGIDVEYLREVRRPEDVIRRFFTETEGEFYRSRPEELKREAFFRLWTFREASVKAGGYGVFTRKGLVIPGPPPAGWLLDPGRPVNIGGSLSLVGIDGPRGYVAAVAVEGEAHHVRKFDFPAGLS from the coding sequence GTGAATAGAAAATCCGTCTCATCACTCCGGCCGCGGACAGCCCTTGACGAAAGCGAGATTCACGTCTGGACGGCGCGTCCGCTCGCATTCACGGGCGAGGAGATCGAGCGGCTCAGGCGCGTACTCTCACCGGACGAATCCGCGCGGGCGGAGAAACTCCGGCCGGGCAACGGAAGGGATATGTTCGTAGCGTCCCGCGGCATACTGAGACGCATTCTGTCCCTCTACACGGGAGAAGAGCCCGGGGCCATAGAGCTCGGCTATGGAAAGGGGGGAAAGCCCTTCGTTAAAGCACGGGCCGATGCCCCGGCGGTGTCGTTCAATCTCTCGCACTCCCACGAGCTGGCTATGTATGCCGTTGCGGCCGGGAAAGAGGTCGGCATCGACGTCGAATACCTGAGGGAGGTCAGAAGACCCGAAGACGTCATCAGGCGCTTTTTCACCGAAACGGAGGGAGAGTTCTACCGCTCCCGCCCCGAGGAGCTGAAACGAGAGGCCTTCTTCAGGCTCTGGACGTTCAGGGAGGCGTCGGTAAAGGCCGGCGGGTACGGGGTATTCACGAGGAAAGGGCTCGTGATCCCGGGGCCTCCGCCCGCAGGGTGGCTGCTCGATCCCGGAAGACCGGTGAACATCGGAGGCTCGTTGTCCCTCGTTGGCATCGACGGGCCCCGGGGCTACGTAGCGGCGGTTGCGGTCGAAGGCGAGGCCCATCACGTCAGAAAGTTCGATTTTCCCGCCGGTCTTTCATAA
- a CDS encoding HAD family phosphatase: protein MINAVIFDMDGVMIDSEPLWEKTERILLARRNIDYSPDYRDKIVGLNQRDSGRLLVDTFDLEETVEEIINERISILTSIYEKELEVIPALAPLLEQLGEEGYRLAVASSSPLRVVNFVLDMFSLRDHFLAVVSGDSVGNGKPHPDIYVHTAETLGVEPAECVAIEDSINGLRSAKGAGMYCIAIPDKRLTPAEFESADVILGSLRELTPGTIKSLDKD from the coding sequence ATGATAAACGCAGTGATATTCGACATGGACGGCGTCATGATAGACAGCGAGCCGCTCTGGGAAAAAACCGAGAGGATACTGCTGGCCAGGAGGAACATAGATTACAGCCCCGACTACAGGGACAAAATAGTGGGGCTCAACCAGCGCGATTCCGGGAGGCTCCTCGTCGATACGTTCGACCTCGAAGAAACCGTCGAGGAAATAATAAACGAGCGCATCTCCATACTCACGTCCATATACGAGAAAGAGCTCGAAGTGATACCGGCCCTGGCGCCCCTCCTCGAACAGCTCGGCGAAGAGGGCTACAGGCTTGCCGTCGCGTCGAGCTCTCCGTTAAGGGTCGTAAACTTCGTCCTTGACATGTTCTCGCTCCGCGATCATTTCCTCGCCGTAGTCTCGGGCGACTCCGTCGGAAACGGGAAGCCCCACCCCGACATCTACGTGCACACGGCGGAGACGCTGGGCGTCGAGCCCGCCGAATGCGTTGCGATAGAGGATTCGATAAACGGTCTCAGGTCGGCGAAGGGCGCGGGTATGTACTGCATCGCCATACCCGACAAGAGACTGACCCCGGCGGAGTTCGAGAGCGCGGATGTCATACTCGGCAGCCTCCGTGAGCTTACGCCCGGGACGATAAAATCTCTCGACAAGGATTGA
- a CDS encoding HAD family phosphatase yields MLKAVIFDFDGVIANTEPVHLRAFQRALAGEGVELTEEDYYANYLAYDDRTLFVRLYDDRGLEMESALLAALMERKSLNYDEMIEGNIELLPGAVDFIKSLGGKYRLAIGSGALEAEIMNVLDFAGIRDIFEVIVGADRIANCKPAPDVYLEALRCLNALPGEGGEIAPAECLVIEDSVSGIKAALAAGMKCLAVTNSYSEAELGEAHAVKPGLAGLDPGILGKLF; encoded by the coding sequence ATGCTGAAGGCCGTGATTTTCGATTTCGACGGGGTTATAGCGAATACGGAGCCGGTGCATCTCCGGGCGTTTCAAAGGGCACTCGCCGGGGAGGGAGTCGAGCTTACCGAAGAGGATTACTACGCGAATTACCTCGCATACGACGACAGGACGCTTTTCGTGAGGCTCTACGATGACAGGGGGCTCGAAATGGAAAGCGCCCTCCTGGCCGCTCTTATGGAGCGTAAGTCCCTCAATTACGACGAGATGATCGAAGGGAATATAGAGCTTCTGCCGGGTGCGGTGGATTTCATAAAGTCCCTCGGGGGAAAATACAGGCTGGCGATAGGGTCGGGGGCTCTCGAAGCCGAGATCATGAACGTTCTCGACTTCGCCGGTATAAGGGACATCTTCGAAGTGATTGTCGGGGCCGACCGGATAGCGAACTGTAAGCCCGCGCCCGACGTTTACCTGGAAGCGCTCAGGTGTCTTAACGCCCTCCCCGGAGAGGGCGGTGAAATAGCCCCGGCCGAGTGCCTGGTCATAGAGGATTCGGTCTCGGGTATAAAGGCCGCGCTGGCCGCCGGGATGAAGTGCCTCGCGGTTACGAATTCCTATTCCGAGGCCGAGCTCGGTGAGGCGCATGCCGTAAAGCCCGGGCTCGCGGGGCTCGACCCCGGAATCCTCGGGAAATTATTTTGA
- a CDS encoding zinc ribbon domain-containing protein, translated as MPIYEYRCLDCNEEFEALLLNKDDDVSCLSCHGSNIEKQFSSFGVKSQGETQAPSTSVGGSGGCGHSGCGCGVRS; from the coding sequence GTGCCGATATACGAATACAGGTGCCTCGATTGTAATGAGGAATTCGAAGCGTTGTTGCTGAACAAAGACGACGACGTTTCATGTCTTTCGTGCCACGGTTCCAACATCGAGAAGCAGTTTTCCTCTTTCGGTGTCAAATCCCAAGGTGAAACACAAGCGCCTTCGACGAGCGTCGGCGGAAGCGGCGGCTGCGGGCATTCCGGCTGCGGCTGCGGCGTGAGAAGCTAG
- a CDS encoding aldo/keto reductase, with translation MEFTKISGTDIESSRIGLGCWAIGGWLWGGSEERESIDTIISALDRGITLIDTAAIYGFGRSEEIVGKAIAEYGNRGKIILATKAGLDWTSGKVYRNSTRDRIMKEVEDSLTRLRTDYIDIYQIHWPDYDTPIEETAKAMNELFERGVIKAIGVSNYSPEQMDVFRKNSPLHTSQPPYNLFERGIEEDILPYCDGNKITMLLYGAICRGLLSGRMNKDTQFEGDDIRKADPKFGEPRFAQYLEAVSLLDEYARKHYGKRVIHLAVRWVLDKAPSHIALWGARRPSQLDPVGDITGWSLKNEDFEAIDRILEEAISEPVGPEFMAPPEHGPA, from the coding sequence ATGGAATTTACCAAAATCAGCGGAACCGACATTGAATCTTCGAGAATAGGGCTCGGGTGCTGGGCGATAGGCGGCTGGCTTTGGGGCGGGAGCGAGGAGAGGGAGTCGATAGATACCATAATCTCGGCGCTGGACAGGGGGATAACCCTCATCGACACCGCGGCGATATACGGCTTCGGGAGGTCCGAGGAGATCGTAGGGAAGGCGATCGCGGAGTACGGAAACCGCGGGAAAATAATCCTCGCGACGAAAGCCGGGCTCGACTGGACATCCGGAAAGGTATACAGGAACTCTACGCGTGACCGCATAATGAAGGAGGTCGAGGATTCGCTTACGCGCCTCCGGACGGATTACATAGACATCTACCAGATACACTGGCCGGACTACGATACGCCGATAGAGGAAACCGCAAAGGCGATGAACGAGCTTTTCGAAAGGGGGGTCATTAAGGCCATAGGGGTCAGCAACTATTCCCCGGAGCAGATGGACGTATTCAGGAAAAATTCGCCCCTCCACACGTCGCAGCCCCCTTATAACCTTTTCGAGCGCGGTATAGAGGAAGACATCCTGCCCTACTGCGACGGCAACAAAATCACCATGCTCCTTTACGGCGCCATATGCAGGGGGCTCCTCAGCGGGAGGATGAACAAGGACACCCAATTCGAGGGCGACGACATACGAAAGGCTGATCCCAAGTTCGGCGAGCCGAGGTTTGCGCAGTACCTGGAGGCCGTGAGCCTCCTCGATGAATATGCCCGGAAGCACTACGGAAAGCGCGTCATACATCTGGCCGTAAGGTGGGTGCTCGACAAGGCGCCTTCGCACATAGCGCTATGGGGTGCGAGGCGTCCGTCGCAGCTCGACCCGGTCGGCGACATAACGGGCTGGTCGCTCAAGAACGAGGACTTCGAAGCTATAGATAGAATTCTCGAAGAGGCAATATCCGAACCCGTAGGGCCCGAGTTCATGGCCCCTCCCGAGCACGGGCCGGCGTGA
- a CDS encoding sugar phosphate nucleotidyltransferase: protein MYALIMAGGEGKRFWPLSSREKPKQFLTLTGGKSLIRETVDRVLPLVPIERIFIVTVEKYRDETMKHIPELPKDNLVLEPEGKNTAPCIAYGTLRIEKKAGEAVVVVLPADHAVGDDEGFRDSIKFAAGAAGVRLGDGRYPIITLGVTPTSPETGYGYIKAGKDVIESGDNLRALNVIRFSEKPDHETALAFLREGGYYWNSGVFVWKTSSIISEFGEILPEWHARFEELAQWLYSSSEKGAAAEFYGSIEAGSIDKLILEHSSHTAVVPVSFPWSDVGSWKALDEYLRDGEEANVTRGNVISIGSSGCLAIGGKRPVAIVGLRDVVVVDSEEGILVLDKEKSQDVRLVPDVLEKGPRDS, encoded by the coding sequence ATGTATGCGCTGATAATGGCAGGCGGCGAGGGGAAGCGGTTCTGGCCCCTCAGCAGCCGCGAAAAGCCGAAGCAGTTCCTTACGCTTACGGGCGGGAAGTCGCTCATACGGGAGACCGTGGACAGGGTCCTCCCGCTCGTACCCATAGAAAGGATATTCATAGTCACCGTCGAGAAATACAGGGACGAGACGATGAAGCACATTCCGGAGCTTCCCAAAGATAATCTCGTTCTCGAGCCCGAGGGGAAGAACACGGCCCCGTGCATCGCGTACGGGACTCTCAGGATCGAAAAGAAGGCCGGCGAGGCGGTCGTCGTCGTTCTGCCGGCGGACCACGCCGTGGGCGACGACGAGGGGTTCAGGGACTCGATAAAATTCGCCGCCGGGGCGGCGGGCGTAAGGCTCGGGGACGGGAGGTATCCGATAATCACCCTCGGCGTGACGCCGACCTCCCCCGAAACCGGGTACGGCTACATAAAGGCCGGTAAGGACGTCATCGAGTCCGGGGATAATCTCAGGGCGCTTAACGTAATAAGGTTCAGCGAGAAGCCCGACCACGAAACGGCCCTCGCGTTTTTAAGGGAGGGTGGTTACTACTGGAACTCGGGCGTCTTCGTATGGAAGACGTCTTCCATAATCTCCGAGTTCGGGGAGATTCTCCCCGAGTGGCACGCGAGGTTCGAGGAGCTCGCGCAGTGGCTCTACAGCTCGTCCGAAAAGGGGGCCGCGGCAGAGTTTTACGGCTCGATCGAAGCGGGCTCCATAGACAAGCTCATCCTGGAGCACTCGTCGCACACGGCCGTCGTTCCCGTGAGCTTCCCCTGGAGCGACGTCGGGAGCTGGAAGGCGCTCGACGAGTATCTTCGTGACGGGGAAGAGGCCAACGTCACGCGGGGTAACGTGATTTCCATTGGCTCCTCGGGCTGCCTCGCCATAGGCGGCAAGAGGCCGGTGGCGATCGTCGGGCTCAGGGACGTCGTGGTGGTCGATTCCGAGGAGGGGATACTCGTCCTCGACAAGGAGAAATCCCAGGACGTCCGGCTCGTCCCGGATGTGCTCGAAAAGGGCCCCCGGGATTCATAG
- the gmk gene encoding guanylate kinase, whose amino-acid sequence MREGILFIVSGPSGGGKTSLVKEALGRIRNLTFSVSVTTRKPRDGEVDGKDYTFVSEEAFGEMIKEGRFAEYANVHGNLYGTPLAELENARKSGVDMILDIDIQGARQIKQKYGAGVFCFVLPSSFGILKERLTERGSEKTGDLEKRLTEAKREMEEINNYDYIIINDSFDEAFDCLSAVIKSARCEYSRAAERIGKDYFA is encoded by the coding sequence ATGAGAGAGGGAATTCTGTTTATAGTTTCCGGCCCGTCCGGGGGAGGCAAGACTTCACTCGTGAAAGAGGCGCTCGGGCGCATACGGAACCTGACGTTTTCGGTTTCCGTTACGACGAGGAAGCCGAGGGACGGCGAGGTCGACGGGAAGGATTACACGTTCGTCAGCGAAGAAGCCTTCGGGGAGATGATCAAAGAGGGCAGGTTCGCCGAATATGCAAATGTTCACGGTAACTTGTACGGCACTCCGCTCGCCGAGCTCGAAAATGCGCGGAAGTCGGGCGTGGACATGATACTCGACATAGATATTCAAGGCGCAAGGCAGATAAAGCAAAAGTACGGGGCAGGGGTGTTTTGCTTCGTCCTTCCGTCTTCGTTCGGGATATTGAAGGAAAGGCTCACCGAGAGGGGGAGCGAGAAGACCGGGGACCTCGAGAAACGTCTCACCGAGGCGAAAAGGGAGATGGAAGAGATAAACAACTATGATTATATTATTATTAACGACTCGTTTGACGAGGCCTTCGACTGCCTTTCGGCGGTCATAAAATCGGCCAGGTGCGAGTATTCGAGGGCGGCGGAGAGGATAGGGAAGGATTACTTCGCCTGA
- a CDS encoding cation diffusion facilitator family transporter, which yields MFSSCQNHVKDKKLRTAVLSIAVSFTLIIVKIVVGILTNSISILASAVDSFLDIITSSVNYFSIQKSEKPADSEHRFGHGKAEGLAGLFQTFVIWSSALYLVYLSIVRLTEGGELVSVDWGIVVIFVSIFVSYFLAKYIKKVAKETESLVLGADSLHYSVDVYTNTGVVAGLVIIKLTGFYFIDPIISIVIAALIFWSSKDIIIQSVDILMDRELPPDTIDEIEKSIMKYAPEVRSFHKLRTRNAGQAKFVEFHVVMDHTLTFVKSHEIAEDIVREIKDNVPGSEVTIHVDPDKITT from the coding sequence TTGTTTTCGAGCTGCCAGAATCACGTCAAGGATAAAAAGCTTCGCACCGCCGTCTTATCCATAGCTGTATCCTTCACCCTGATAATAGTAAAGATCGTGGTCGGCATACTGACGAATTCCATCAGCATACTGGCCTCGGCGGTGGATTCGTTCCTCGACATAATCACGTCGTCCGTAAACTACTTCTCCATACAAAAATCCGAAAAGCCCGCCGACAGCGAGCACAGGTTCGGCCACGGTAAGGCCGAGGGGCTCGCGGGGCTGTTTCAAACCTTCGTGATATGGTCTTCCGCCCTCTATCTGGTTTACCTCTCCATAGTCAGGCTGACGGAGGGCGGCGAGCTCGTATCCGTCGACTGGGGGATCGTCGTCATATTCGTTTCCATCTTCGTAAGCTACTTCCTCGCGAAGTATATAAAAAAAGTGGCGAAGGAAACGGAGAGCCTCGTCCTCGGGGCCGACAGCCTTCACTACAGCGTCGACGTATACACCAACACCGGGGTGGTCGCCGGGCTCGTGATCATAAAGCTCACGGGGTTTTACTTCATCGACCCCATAATATCCATCGTCATCGCGGCCCTCATATTCTGGTCCTCCAAGGACATAATCATCCAGTCGGTGGACATACTCATGGACAGGGAGCTGCCCCCGGATACCATAGACGAGATAGAGAAGTCGATAATGAAATACGCGCCTGAGGTCAGGAGCTTCCACAAGCTCCGGACGAGAAACGCCGGACAGGCCAAGTTCGTCGAGTTCCACGTCGTCATGGACCACACCCTCACTTTCGTAAAATCCCACGAGATTGCCGAGGACATCGTCAGGGAAATAAAGGATAACGTCCCCGGCTCCGAGGTCACGATACACGTAGACCCGGACAAAATCACAACGTAA
- a CDS encoding TlpA disulfide reductase family protein, which translates to MKKLFLPLLSAVLLAAALAACEKDGEPISDSKLPKAADFTLSTIDGSKKVSLSDFRGKPVVLNFWASWCGPCKEEIPLFEKSWKEYEGKGVVFVGIDVMDDKKNAEKFVESEGVTYLNLHDPSGDASSRYGVVALPATFFINGDGQIIRQNYGPFVGEDGEKQFKKILSEMSK; encoded by the coding sequence ATGAAGAAACTCTTTCTCCCGCTCTTGTCGGCCGTTCTTCTGGCAGCGGCGCTCGCGGCGTGCGAAAAGGATGGAGAGCCGATTTCCGATTCGAAGCTTCCGAAGGCGGCTGATTTCACACTTTCGACCATAGACGGGAGCAAAAAAGTGAGCCTTTCGGATTTCAGGGGCAAGCCCGTGGTGCTCAACTTCTGGGCCTCGTGGTGCGGCCCGTGCAAGGAAGAGATACCCCTGTTCGAAAAGAGCTGGAAGGAATACGAGGGCAAGGGCGTCGTATTCGTAGGCATAGACGTCATGGACGACAAGAAAAACGCCGAAAAATTCGTGGAGTCGGAGGGCGTCACTTACCTCAACCTTCACGACCCCTCGGGCGACGCGTCGAGCAGGTACGGAGTAGTGGCCCTGCCCGCCACCTTCTTCATAAACGGGGACGGGCAGATAATACGCCAGAACTACGGCCCGTTCGTAGGCGAGGATGGGGAAAAGCAATTTAAAAAAATCCTCTCGGAGATGTCTAAATGA